A stretch of the Panicum virgatum strain AP13 chromosome 9N, P.virgatum_v5, whole genome shotgun sequence genome encodes the following:
- the LOC120693211 gene encoding uncharacterized protein LOC120693211 isoform X1, whose protein sequence is MSQINAIVINITLDGQNYPEWAFSVETALRSYGLHFHLTDDPPALKSDKSNEDAVHQWTVNDGKVMAAMVNSVKPSLIMSLRKFMQAKPMWKFLETRFVQESGALQHTLMQQIHVIEQKDMSIEDYYNSYDRLMASLLSMVPQCTADDGCSALSFIERFLTYRFVMGVRDEFDSLRTRFLHSASDLTMAKALSELLAEETRLRSLSSSSVSHPHSVLAASHRFSAPKATSSDPFKHCGKFTHISDNCFSKHPEKLAEYRARRAARGSGTGPSSKGSVSVAAASPAHCTILVMGA, encoded by the coding sequence ATGTCTCAGATCAATGCCATTGTTATCAATATTACTCTAGATGGTCAGAATTATCCAGAGTGGGCTTTTTCAGTTGAGACTGCTCTACGCAGTTATGGTCTTCATTTTCACTTGACTGATGATCCACCTGCACTGAAATCTGATAAGAGCAATGAAGATGCAGTCCACCAATGGACAGTTAATGATGGTAAAGTGATGGCTGCCATGGTGAACAGTGTGAAGCCTTCTCTGATTATGAGCCTTCGCAAGTTCATGCAAGCCAAGCCtatgtggaaatttttggagacaCGCTTTGTTCAGGAAAGTGGTGCTCTCCAACACACTCTTATGCAGCAAATACATGTTATTGAACAGAAAGACATGTCTATTGAAGATTACTATAATTCTTATGATCGTTTGATGGCTTCTTTGCTCTCCATGGTGCCTCAGTGTACTGCTGATGATGGCTGTTCTGCACTTTCTTTTATTGAGAGGTTTCTCACATACAGATTTGTCATGGGAGTCAGAGATGAATTTGATTCCCTTCGTACCCGGTTTCTTCACAGTGCCTCTGATCTCACCATGGCAAAGGCATTATCTGAGTTGCTTGCAGAGGAGACACGTCTTCGATCCTTGTCTTCTTCATCAGTGTCTCATCCTCACAGTGTGTTGGCTGCCTCTCACAGGTTCAGTGCACCAAAAGCTACATCGTCAGACCCTTTTAAGCATTGTGGCAAGTTTACTCATATCTCAGATAATTGCTTTTCCAAGCATCCAGAGAAGTTGGCTGAGTATCGTGCTCGTCGTGCCGCACGTGGTTCTGGTACTGGTCCCAGTTCTAAGGGATCCGTTTCTGTGGCTGCTGCTTCACCGGCCCATTGCACCATCCTCGTCATGGGTGCTTGA
- the LOC120693211 gene encoding uncharacterized protein LOC120693211 isoform X2, with translation MSQINAIVINITLDGQNYPEWAFSVETALRSYGLHFHLTDDPPALKSDKSNEDAVHQWTVNDGKVMAAMVNSVKPSLIMSLRKFMQAKPMWKFLETRFVQESGALQHTLMQQIHVIEQKDMSIEDYYNSYDRLMASLLSMVPQCTADDGCSALSFIERFLTYRFVMGVRDEFDSLRTRFLHSASDLTMAKALSELLAEETRLRSLSSSSVSHPHSVLAASHREVG, from the exons ATGTCTCAGATCAATGCCATTGTTATCAATATTACTCTAGATGGTCAGAATTATCCAGAGTGGGCTTTTTCAGTTGAGACTGCTCTACGCAGTTATGGTCTTCATTTTCACTTGACTGATGATCCACCTGCACTGAAATCTGATAAGAGCAATGAAGATGCAGTCCACCAATGGACAGTTAATGATGGTAAAGTGATGGCTGCCATGGTGAACAGTGTGAAGCCTTCTCTGATTATGAGCCTTCGCAAGTTCATGCAAGCCAAGCCtatgtggaaatttttggagacaCGCTTTGTTCAGGAAAGTGGTGCTCTCCAACACACTCTTATGCAGCAAATACATGTTATTGAACAGAAAGACATGTCTATTGAAGATTACTATAATTCTTATGATCGTTTGATGGCTTCTTTGCTCTCCATGGTGCCTCAGTGTACTGCTGATGATGGCTGTTCTGCACTTTCTTTTATTGAGAGGTTTCTCACATACAGATTTGTCATGGGAGTCAGAGATGAATTTGATTCCCTTCGTACCCGGTTTCTTCACAGTGCCTCTGATCTCACCATGGCAAAGGCATTATCTGAGTTGCTTGCAGAGGAGACACGTCTTCGATCCTTGTCTTCTTCATCAGTGTCTCATCCTCACAGTGTGTTGGCTGCCTCTCACAG AGAAGTTGGCTGA
- the LOC120691786 gene encoding very-long-chain aldehyde decarbonylase GL1-10-like has protein sequence MIPYATAAEAEAALGRAMTWAEAAWFRYSAATPDYFLYCHNVVILLVVYTLAPLPLALLELRAPPKLTSPYKVQPRVRLTAAEFLRCYKDTARMLLLTVGALQLVSYPAVRMVGIRTGLPLPSVGEAAAQLLVYFLVEDYLGYWLHRLLHSAWGYDKIHRVHHEYAAPIGYAAPYAHWAEVLILGVPAFAGPAMVPCHMTTFWLWFVLRHVEAVDTHSGFTFPFSPTKLIPFYGGAEYHDYHHYVGRQSQSNFASVFTFCDYIYGTDKGYRYHKQSLAKMKDMEIHNDENGRLDAFNGWKQD, from the exons ATGATCCCgtacgcgacggcggcggaggcggaggcggcgctggggcgCGCCATGACttgggcggaggcggcgtggtTCCGGTACTCGGCGGCGACGcccgactacttcctctactgCCACAACGTGGTGATCCTGCTGGTGGTGTACACGCTGGCGCCGCTCCCCCTGGCGCTGCTGGAGCTCCGGGCGCCGCCCAAGCTCACCTCGCCGTACAAGGTGCAGCCCCGGGTGCGGCTCACGGCGGCCGAGTTCCTCCGCTGCTACAAGGACACGGCGCGCATGCTGCTCCTCACCGTCGGCGCGCTCCAGCTCGTCTCCTACCCAGCCGTCAGGATGGTTGGCATCCGGACGGGCCTTCCTCTGCCGTCggtgggggaggcggcggcgcagctgctggtctacttcctggtggaggACTACCTGGGGTACTGGCTGCACCGGCTGCTGCACTCGGCGTGGGGCTACGACAAGATCCACCGCGTCCACCACGAGTACGCCGCGCCCATCGGCTACGCGGCGCCGTACGCGCACTGGGCGGAGGTGCTCATCCTCGGCGTGCCGGCCTTCGCAGGCCCGGCCATGGTGCCCTGCCACATGACCACCTTCTGGCTCTGGTTCGTCCTCCGCCACGTCGAGGCCGTCGACACGCACAGCGGCTTCACCTTCCCCTTCAGCCCGACCAAGTTGATCCCCTTTTACGGCGGCGCAGAGTACCACGACTACCATCACTACGTGGGGAGGCAGAGCCAGAGCAACTTCGCCTCCGTTTTCACCTTCTGTGACTACATCTACGGCACGGACAAA GGTTACAGATACCATAAGCAGAGCTTAGCCAAG ATGAAGGACATGGAGATACACAATGATGAGAATGGACGGCTTGATGCATTCAACGGCTGGAAGCAAGATTGA